The following proteins are co-located in the Aurantiacibacter atlanticus genome:
- a CDS encoding adenylate kinase, producing MNIILLGPPGAGKGTQANLLVEHHGMRQLSTGDMLRNAVKAQTPVGLAAKAVMERGELVSDEIVSALIDAELASMGDDVGAIFDGYPRTAAQAESLDEILGQHNRKLDYVIELQVDEDALVDRITGRFTCAKCGEGYHDRHKQPAKEGVCDKCGSTEFKRRPDDNEETVRTRMGEYRAKTAPILPIYEERGIVHRIDGMASIKEVIAAVEKVLAS from the coding sequence ATGAATATTATCCTTTTGGGCCCTCCGGGCGCGGGCAAGGGCACACAGGCCAACTTGCTGGTTGAACATCACGGTATGCGGCAGCTTTCCACCGGAGACATGCTGCGGAATGCGGTCAAGGCGCAAACGCCTGTTGGCCTTGCAGCCAAGGCCGTGATGGAGCGCGGCGAACTTGTGTCCGACGAAATTGTATCTGCCTTGATCGATGCAGAGCTCGCGTCGATGGGTGACGATGTTGGCGCCATTTTCGATGGTTATCCGCGCACCGCCGCGCAAGCAGAATCGCTTGATGAAATTCTCGGCCAACATAACCGCAAGCTTGATTACGTAATCGAGTTGCAGGTGGATGAGGATGCGCTGGTAGATCGTATCACGGGCCGCTTTACCTGCGCCAAATGTGGCGAAGGATATCATGATCGGCACAAGCAACCCGCGAAAGAGGGTGTGTGCGACAAATGTGGCTCTACCGAATTCAAGCGCCGTCCCGACGATAATGAGGAAACCGTGCGTACCCGCATGGGAGAATACCGAGCCAAGACCGCACCGATCCTGCCCATCTATGAAGAACGTGGCATCGTTCACCGCATTGATGGCATGGCATCGATTAAAGAGGTAATCGCGGCGGTGGAAAAAGTGCTGGCCAGCTAG
- the rpsK gene encoding 30S ribosomal protein S11, whose protein sequence is MAREPGRIRRRDKKNISSGVAHVNASFNNTMITITDAQGNAISWSSAGMMGFKGSRKSTPYAAQVAADDAGKKAAEHGVRTLEVEIKGPGSGRESALRALQAVGFTITSIRDVTPIPHNGVRPSKRRRV, encoded by the coding sequence ATGGCACGCGAACCAGGCCGTATCCGGCGCCGTGACAAGAAGAACATTTCCAGCGGTGTTGCACACGTCAATGCCAGCTTCAACAACACCATGATCACCATCACCGATGCACAGGGCAATGCGATAAGCTGGTCCAGTGCAGGCATGATGGGTTTCAAAGGCAGCCGTAAGTCGACGCCTTATGCCGCGCAGGTCGCTGCAGACGATGCCGGCAAGAAGGCGGCTGAACACGGCGTTCGCACGCTGGAAGTTGAAATCAAGGGGCCGGGTTCCGGTCGTGAGAGCGCGCTGCGGGCGTTGCAGGCGGTGGGTTTCACCATCACTTCGATCCGTGACGTTACGCCGATACCGCACAATGGTGTGCGGCCATCCAAGCGTCGCCGCGTCTGA
- a CDS encoding prolyl oligopeptidase family serine peptidase: MTRTAIAVATLLATIAIPANAQDMTAPQYPETQRDDVVETFFGEQVADPYRWLEEDVRNSEDVAKWVTQQNRVTDAYLEQLPARPWFNTRIGELYDYERFSVPVERGGRYFYTSNSGLQNQSPLYVRDGLNGVPRLLLDPNQWAEDGATALSDWVPSPDGSKLLYSVQDGGSDWRILRVLDVTTGEQFGGDIRWAKFTGLAWVGEEGFLYSRFPEPEEGEDFQALNLDQAVYFHELGTDQSADSQIYATPDHPERNHVAQTSDDGRWVILTSSTGTDARHEVHVVDLSVRETRGWRPQPLVTGFENSWSLIDSVGSRLFFVTNTDAPLYRVLSIDMDNPSAGWSELIAERDQPIAGASMIGDRLVIQYLEDASSSAYVYTLGGEMVREIEFTGLGSAGGFYGSPDSNETFYSFTSFNRPATIYRYDVTTGETSEFAAPDISFDPDDFVVEQQFYESKDGTRVPMFIVRRADIAASGDAVPTLLYGYGGFDISLTPGFSPSRMAWVEAGGAYAVANLRGGGEYGKAWHDAGRRANKQNVFDDFISAGEYLIAQGITPEDGLAIQGGSNGGLLVGAVVNQRPDLFAAGNAAVGVMDMLRFDQWTAGRYWVDDYGYPDREEDWRILRAYSPLHNIQSGAQYPALLVTTADTDDRVVPGHSFKYTAALQAEELGDRPQLIRIETRAGHGSGKPTDKAIAEAADILSFLGYWTGLKVGE, encoded by the coding sequence ATGACCCGCACAGCTATTGCAGTCGCCACGCTGCTTGCCACCATCGCCATACCCGCTAACGCGCAGGATATGACAGCTCCCCAATATCCCGAAACGCAGCGCGACGACGTGGTTGAAACCTTCTTTGGCGAGCAGGTGGCCGATCCCTATCGCTGGCTTGAAGAAGATGTGCGCAATAGCGAGGATGTCGCCAAGTGGGTAACGCAGCAGAATCGTGTTACCGATGCCTATCTTGAACAATTGCCAGCACGCCCATGGTTCAACACCCGCATTGGCGAATTGTATGATTATGAGCGCTTCTCTGTTCCGGTGGAGCGTGGCGGGCGTTATTTTTACACGAGCAATTCCGGTTTGCAGAACCAATCGCCGCTTTACGTTCGTGACGGGTTGAATGGTGTGCCGCGATTGCTGCTGGATCCCAATCAATGGGCGGAAGATGGTGCGACGGCGCTGTCTGACTGGGTGCCTTCGCCCGATGGCAGCAAGCTGCTCTACAGCGTGCAGGACGGCGGAAGCGACTGGCGTATACTGCGGGTGTTGGATGTGACCACCGGAGAACAGTTCGGCGGCGATATTCGCTGGGCCAAGTTCACCGGTTTGGCATGGGTGGGCGAAGAGGGTTTTCTCTATTCGCGCTTCCCCGAACCTGAAGAGGGCGAGGATTTTCAGGCGCTCAACCTCGATCAGGCGGTATATTTCCACGAACTTGGCACCGATCAGTCAGCTGACAGCCAGATCTATGCAACGCCCGACCATCCCGAGCGCAATCACGTGGCACAGACAAGTGATGATGGACGCTGGGTGATCCTGACGTCCTCCACCGGAACTGATGCCCGACACGAGGTTCATGTCGTTGATCTTTCGGTCCGTGAAACGCGTGGCTGGCGGCCACAGCCACTCGTGACCGGTTTTGAGAATAGCTGGAGCCTTATCGACAGTGTCGGATCACGCCTGTTCTTCGTAACCAACACCGACGCGCCGCTTTACCGCGTGTTGTCGATCGACATGGACAATCCATCAGCGGGGTGGAGTGAACTGATCGCCGAGCGCGATCAGCCAATCGCAGGTGCTTCCATGATTGGCGATCGTCTGGTGATTCAATATCTGGAAGACGCATCCTCCAGCGCATATGTCTATACGCTGGGTGGCGAAATGGTGCGCGAGATAGAGTTCACCGGACTTGGTAGCGCTGGTGGCTTCTATGGTAGCCCCGACAGTAATGAAACATTTTACAGCTTCACGAGTTTCAACCGGCCCGCGACAATTTATCGCTATGATGTGACGACAGGAGAAACATCAGAATTCGCCGCGCCTGACATTAGCTTCGATCCCGATGACTTCGTGGTCGAGCAGCAGTTTTATGAAAGCAAGGATGGCACCCGCGTCCCTATGTTCATCGTGCGCCGCGCCGATATTGCCGCCAGCGGCGATGCCGTGCCAACATTGCTATATGGTTATGGCGGGTTCGACATTTCGCTTACTCCTGGATTCTCGCCCAGTCGAATGGCCTGGGTCGAGGCGGGCGGCGCCTATGCGGTCGCAAACCTTCGCGGCGGCGGCGAATATGGCAAGGCGTGGCACGATGCCGGCAGGCGGGCAAACAAGCAGAACGTATTTGATGATTTCATCTCCGCCGGCGAATATCTGATAGCGCAGGGCATCACGCCTGAAGATGGTTTGGCCATTCAGGGCGGTTCCAATGGCGGACTGCTGGTTGGTGCGGTTGTAAACCAGCGTCCCGATCTATTTGCGGCGGGCAATGCCGCTGTCGGTGTGATGGACATGCTGCGTTTCGACCAGTGGACGGCCGGAAGGTATTGGGTGGATGATTATGGCTATCCCGATCGTGAGGAAGACTGGCGCATTCTTCGGGCCTATTCTCCGCTCCACAATATCCAGTCTGGCGCGCAATATCCCGCGCTACTGGTGACAACTGCTGATACGGATGACCGTGTGGTACCGGGGCATAGCTTCAAATACACCGCAGCCTTGCAGGCAGAAGAATTGGGGGATCGCCCTCAACTGATCCGGATCGAGACCCGCGCGGGCCATGGATCGGGCAAACCTACTGACAAGGCAATTGCAGAAGCAGCTGATATCCTGAGTTTTCTTGGATATTGGACAGGCTTGAAAGTCGGCGAATAG
- the rplQ gene encoding 50S ribosomal protein L17, with the protein MRHGISGRKLSRKSQHRTAMFRNMAAALIKHEQITTTTAKAKEIRPYVEKLITLAKRGGLSNRRLAHSRIMDEAQEKKLFEVLAERYSDREGGYTRVIKAGYRASDAAPIAVIEFVDRDEEAKGMDSGPVVTEDEYEDA; encoded by the coding sequence ATGCGCCACGGTATTTCCGGTCGTAAGCTTAGCCGCAAGTCTCAGCACCGCACGGCCATGTTTCGCAACATGGCAGCGGCGCTGATCAAGCACGAGCAGATCACTACTACTACGGCCAAGGCGAAGGAAATTCGCCCCTACGTCGAAAAGCTCATCACGCTGGCCAAGCGTGGCGGACTGTCCAACCGTCGTCTTGCGCACAGCCGCATAATGGATGAAGCGCAGGAAAAGAAGCTGTTTGAAGTTTTGGCCGAGCGTTATTCTGATCGCGAAGGTGGCTACACACGCGTGATCAAGGCCGGCTATCGCGCCAGCGATGCTGCGCCTATCGCCGTGATCGAATTTGTCGACCGTGATGAAGAGGCCAAGGGCATGGACAGCGGCCCGGTGGTGACCGAGGACGAATACGAAGACGCGTAA
- a CDS encoding trimeric intracellular cation channel family protein — MNEQILTPLLDILDLLGVAVFALTGALLAAKERQTFVTMVFFALLTGVGGGTVRDLLIGAPVFWMTDPWVAVVCLGVSLLAWFTPIRWWEGKLLDFSDGAGLTTYAVLGSAKALTYGVPPVPAIMMGVVTGTVGGIARDVLAGRPSIVMRPELYVTAAALSAALCVIGEYLALPRVPVWIGAASAGFLLRSAAIYWNLSLPPYKRNS, encoded by the coding sequence ATGAACGAACAAATACTTACACCACTGCTCGACATCCTCGACCTTCTGGGCGTTGCAGTGTTTGCGCTGACTGGCGCATTATTGGCGGCCAAGGAACGGCAGACCTTCGTCACCATGGTGTTTTTTGCATTGCTGACAGGCGTTGGCGGCGGAACAGTTCGTGATTTGCTGATCGGCGCGCCCGTGTTCTGGATGACAGATCCCTGGGTCGCAGTGGTATGCCTCGGCGTATCATTGCTGGCGTGGTTCACACCGATCCGCTGGTGGGAAGGCAAGCTGCTGGATTTCTCTGATGGCGCGGGGCTGACGACCTATGCAGTTCTTGGATCTGCCAAGGCGCTCACTTACGGCGTGCCGCCGGTGCCAGCCATCATGATGGGCGTGGTGACGGGCACAGTCGGCGGCATAGCCCGCGACGTGTTAGCGGGGCGACCATCCATCGTGATGCGGCCTGAACTCTATGTCACTGCGGCTGCATTATCGGCCGCATTATGTGTCATTGGAGAATATCTCGCGCTGCCGCGTGTTCCGGTCTGGATAGGTGCGGCTTCAGCAGGCTTCTTACTCAGGAGCGCAGCGATCTACTGGAACCTGTCGCTTCCACCCTATAAGCGGAATAGTTGA
- a CDS encoding PepSY domain-containing protein, whose translation MMAQQKILRRFAKWHIWLGWLIGVPILMWTVTGLIMVWQPIEYVRGNHLRAETPAIQTAQIALPTEDVGEVSGFTLQHQLDGPVWIVTREDGGRTRYSAQDGLRIGSVGKDEARLIAQATYTGAGSLDTLTQFADDEAPMDLRIWRPSWQASYSDGTHVYLDQITGEVLAVRSGWWRIFDFVWGLHIMDLQDRENTSHPILIIFAALSAIGSLLGCALMFRRRKARVKA comes from the coding sequence ATGATGGCTCAACAGAAAATCCTGCGCCGTTTCGCCAAATGGCATATCTGGCTTGGTTGGCTGATCGGGGTTCCGATCCTGATGTGGACGGTGACCGGCCTGATCATGGTCTGGCAACCCATTGAATATGTGCGTGGAAATCATCTGCGCGCCGAAACACCTGCAATTCAAACAGCGCAGATCGCCTTGCCGACAGAAGATGTGGGAGAAGTTTCCGGCTTCACTCTACAGCATCAGTTAGATGGGCCTGTTTGGATCGTCACGCGGGAAGATGGCGGTCGCACCCGCTACTCGGCTCAGGACGGTTTGCGCATCGGATCGGTCGGAAAAGATGAGGCCCGTCTTATCGCACAGGCCACCTATACAGGCGCGGGCTCGCTCGATACCCTCACGCAGTTCGCAGATGACGAAGCGCCGATGGATCTGCGCATCTGGCGCCCATCATGGCAGGCCAGCTATTCAGACGGGACGCATGTCTATTTGGATCAGATCACTGGCGAGGTGTTGGCCGTGCGAAGCGGATGGTGGCGGATTTTCGATTTCGTCTGGGGTCTCCATATTATGGATTTGCAGGACCGTGAGAATACCAGCCATCCGATCCTCATCATCTTTGCGGCTTTGAGTGCGATAGGATCGCTCCTCGGCTGTGCACTCATGTTTCGTCGGCGCAAAGCGCGGGTGAAGGCATGA
- a CDS encoding DNA-directed RNA polymerase subunit alpha codes for MSVNTKNWQELKKPNTLDIKEGSDKKRKATFVAEPLERGYGLTLGNALRRVLLSSLQGAAITSIKIENVLHEFSSLAGVREDVTDIVLNVKQIAIKMEGEGPKRLQLSATGPGEVKAGDIAVSGDIEVLNKDLVLCHLDEGATLNMELTADSGKGYSPAVSNRPVDAPIGLIPVDSLYSPIKQVSYKVENARVGQELDFDKLSLTIETDGTVTPEDAIAYAARILQDQLTLFVHFEDGIPQPQGQMIGVAAEPQESDTNQLNRYLLKKVDELELSVRSANCLKNDNIIYIGDLVQKTEAEMLRTPNFGRKSLNEIKEVLSSMGLRLGMDIPGWPPENIEEMAKKLEQELLG; via the coding sequence ATGTCCGTCAATACTAAGAACTGGCAGGAACTGAAGAAGCCCAATACCCTCGATATCAAGGAAGGCAGCGACAAGAAGCGCAAAGCCACCTTCGTCGCCGAACCCTTGGAGCGTGGCTATGGCCTGACACTGGGCAATGCCCTGCGTCGTGTGCTTCTTTCCAGCCTGCAGGGTGCTGCGATCACCTCGATCAAGATCGAGAACGTGCTGCACGAATTCTCCAGCCTGGCTGGTGTGCGCGAGGATGTGACCGACATCGTTCTGAATGTGAAGCAGATCGCAATCAAGATGGAAGGCGAGGGCCCCAAGCGCCTGCAGCTTTCCGCCACCGGCCCTGGTGAAGTGAAGGCTGGCGACATCGCTGTTTCAGGCGACATCGAGGTCCTGAACAAGGATCTGGTTCTGTGCCATCTGGACGAGGGGGCGACCCTCAACATGGAACTGACAGCAGACAGTGGCAAGGGCTACTCGCCTGCCGTGTCGAACCGTCCGGTCGATGCACCCATCGGTCTTATTCCAGTTGATAGCCTCTATTCGCCGATCAAGCAGGTTAGCTACAAGGTCGAGAACGCTCGCGTGGGCCAGGAACTCGACTTCGACAAGTTGAGCCTGACCATCGAAACTGACGGCACTGTCACGCCTGAAGACGCGATCGCCTATGCAGCGCGCATTCTTCAAGACCAGTTGACGCTTTTCGTGCACTTCGAAGATGGTATTCCGCAGCCGCAGGGCCAGATGATTGGCGTTGCAGCAGAACCGCAGGAAAGCGACACCAACCAGCTCAACCGTTACCTTCTCAAAAAGGTGGACGAACTGGAACTCAGTGTCCGCTCCGCCAATTGTCTCAAGAACGACAACATCATCTACATCGGTGATCTCGTGCAGAAGACCGAAGCCGAGATGCTGCGGACGCCGAATTTCGGACGCAAGTCGCTCAATGAGATCAAGGAAGTGTTGTCCAGCATGGGTCTGCGTCTGGGCATGGATATTCCTGGCTGGCCGCCGGAAAACATTGAGGAAATGGCCAAGAAGCTGGAGCAGGAACTGCTCGGCTGA
- the lpdA gene encoding dihydrolipoyl dehydrogenase: MADEYQYDVLIIGSGPGGYVAAIRAAQLGLKTACAESRDTLGGTCLNVGCIPSKAMLHASEYFDAAANGTMASMGIDVTPKLNLPKMHEQRLDAVEGLTKGVAFLFKKNKVDWKKGHATFQDEHTVKIGDETVTAKEVVIATGSSVTPLPGVEVDNSKHVVVDSTGALELPKVPKKMVVIGGGVIGLELGSVWRRLGAEVVCVEFLDQILPGMDTDVRKEANKIFKKQGIEFKLSTKVTGVSVKGKKATLTLEPAAGGNSETLEVDCVLVSIGRKPNTEGLGLENIGLDVNERGQIEVDGEFRTAVDGVRAIGDVVPGPMLAHKAEDEGIAVAEWIAGQTGIVNHDVIPSVVYTQPEIAGVGLSEEQAIEKMGGDKSAIKTSKFPMMANSRAKTNHEPDGFVKIIAEAESDRVLGVWAIASVAGTMIAEAALAMEFGATSEDIAYTCHAHPTHAEAIKEAAMGVQGKPIHI, translated from the coding sequence ATGGCAGACGAATATCAATACGACGTCCTTATTATCGGATCCGGCCCTGGCGGCTATGTTGCAGCGATACGCGCCGCGCAGCTGGGCCTGAAGACCGCATGTGCCGAGAGCCGCGATACGCTGGGCGGCACCTGCCTTAACGTCGGTTGCATTCCGTCCAAGGCAATGTTGCATGCCTCGGAATATTTCGATGCGGCGGCCAATGGCACGATGGCGAGCATGGGGATCGACGTGACACCCAAGCTCAACCTTCCAAAAATGCACGAACAGCGTCTGGACGCGGTTGAGGGGTTAACGAAGGGCGTCGCCTTCCTGTTCAAGAAAAACAAGGTCGACTGGAAAAAGGGCCACGCCACATTCCAGGACGAACACACGGTCAAGATCGGTGACGAAACTGTGACCGCAAAGGAAGTGGTGATCGCCACCGGTTCAAGCGTCACACCTCTGCCCGGCGTCGAGGTCGATAACAGCAAGCATGTGGTGGTCGATTCCACGGGCGCGCTGGAATTGCCCAAAGTGCCCAAGAAGATGGTTGTTATCGGCGGCGGCGTGATCGGGCTGGAATTGGGCAGCGTGTGGCGCAGGCTTGGCGCAGAGGTTGTCTGCGTTGAATTCCTCGATCAGATCCTGCCCGGTATGGATACTGACGTGCGCAAGGAAGCCAATAAGATATTCAAGAAGCAGGGCATTGAATTCAAGCTGTCCACAAAGGTCACTGGCGTCAGCGTCAAGGGCAAGAAGGCAACATTGACGCTGGAACCAGCTGCTGGTGGCAATAGCGAGACGCTGGAGGTCGATTGCGTCCTCGTCTCTATCGGACGAAAGCCCAATACAGAAGGTCTTGGCCTCGAAAACATCGGTTTGGACGTAAATGAGCGCGGTCAGATCGAAGTAGACGGCGAATTCCGTACCGCCGTGGACGGCGTGCGCGCGATTGGCGATGTAGTCCCCGGCCCCATGCTCGCCCACAAGGCCGAAGATGAAGGCATTGCCGTGGCAGAATGGATTGCCGGTCAGACGGGCATCGTGAACCATGACGTTATCCCGTCTGTCGTCTACACTCAGCCTGAAATTGCCGGTGTCGGCCTTTCAGAGGAACAGGCGATAGAGAAGATGGGCGGCGACAAATCGGCCATCAAGACAAGCAAATTCCCCATGATGGCAAACAGCCGCGCCAAGACCAATCATGAGCCGGACGGTTTCGTGAAGATCATCGCAGAGGCTGAGAGCGATCGTGTGCTGGGCGTGTGGGCTATTGCCAGTGTCGCCGGAACGATGATCGCCGAAGCCGCCCTTGCCATGGAATTCGGCGCGACGAGCGAGGATATCGCCTATACGTGTCACGCCCACCCGACTCATGCCGAAGCGATCAAGGAAGCCGCGATGGGTGTTCAGGGTAAGCCGATCCACATCTGA
- the rpsM gene encoding 30S ribosomal protein S13 yields MARIAGVNIPTNKRVIVALTYIHGIGPTTARKIIDKLGIDHARRVQDLTDGEVLQIRETIDAEYAVEGDLRRETSMNIKRLMDLACYRGLRHRKGLPVRGQRTHTNARTRKGKAKPIAGKKK; encoded by the coding sequence GTGGCTCGTATTGCCGGGGTAAATATCCCCACAAATAAGCGCGTGATTGTCGCGCTCACCTATATTCACGGAATCGGCCCGACAACGGCCCGCAAGATCATCGACAAGCTCGGCATCGATCACGCCCGCCGCGTGCAGGACCTGACCGATGGCGAAGTGTTGCAGATCCGTGAAACCATCGATGCCGAATATGCCGTGGAAGGCGATCTGCGTCGTGAGACTTCGATGAACATCAAGCGATTGATGGACCTCGCATGTTATCGCGGCTTGCGCCACCGCAAGGGCCTTCCGGTCCGAGGTCAGCGCACCCACACCAACGCCCGTACCCGCAAGGGCAAGGCCAAGCCGATCGCCGGCAAGAAGAAGTAA
- a CDS encoding VOC family protein translates to MTQLSPFHLAFPVDNLDAAREFWGDVMGCAEGRSSDDWIDFDFYGHQIVAHQAPSIVAKAGHGTNPVDGHDVPVPHFGIVLGMEEWQELATRLTKAGIRFDIAPHIRFAGEAGEQATMFFHDPSGNAIEMKAFADRSKVFATD, encoded by the coding sequence ATGACCCAGCTTTCGCCGTTCCACCTTGCCTTTCCGGTCGATAATCTGGACGCTGCACGCGAATTTTGGGGCGATGTCATGGGATGCGCAGAAGGGCGATCGTCCGACGACTGGATCGATTTCGATTTCTACGGCCACCAGATCGTGGCCCATCAGGCACCATCTATCGTGGCAAAGGCAGGCCATGGCACCAACCCTGTGGATGGGCATGACGTCCCCGTACCGCATTTCGGTATCGTTCTGGGCATGGAAGAATGGCAGGAACTGGCCACGCGTTTGACCAAGGCCGGCATTCGCTTCGACATAGCGCCGCACATCCGCTTTGCCGGAGAAGCTGGAGAACAAGCGACGATGTTCTTCCACGATCCCAGCGGCAACGCTATTGAGATGAAGGCATTTGCGGACCGGTCGAAAGTTTTTGCGACGGACTAG
- the odhB gene encoding 2-oxoglutarate dehydrogenase complex dihydrolipoyllysine-residue succinyltransferase: MATEVTVPTLGESVTEATIGEWLKQPGDAVAADEPIASLETDKVAVEVPSPVAGVIAEHKVAVGDTVEVGSLLAIVEEGGAPAAKGEDAGRAAKQREEGKEDQEEAAAPAASSDSSVTMSPAVRRAVIEHGVDPTTIKGTGKDGRLTKEDVVAAAKAKDAAPASTQTATSAPAPAPAAKGERREERVKMTRLRQTIAKRLKGAQEEAALLTTFNDCDMTAVIEAREAYKDLFAKKHGIKLGFMSFFAKAACLALKDVPSVNAKLDGDEIVYHDYVDVSVAVSAPNGLVVPVVRSVDQMSFAEVELAIAGYGNKAKEGTLTMQDMQGGTFTISNGGVFGSLMSTPIINPPQSAVLGLHRIEDRPVAVNGEVVIRPMMYLALSYDHRIIDGREAVTALKIMKEAIEDPMRMLIDL; this comes from the coding sequence ATGGCAACCGAAGTCACAGTCCCAACACTCGGTGAATCGGTCACGGAAGCGACCATCGGCGAATGGCTCAAGCAACCCGGCGATGCCGTGGCCGCTGATGAGCCTATCGCAAGCCTGGAAACGGATAAGGTCGCTGTCGAAGTGCCTTCGCCCGTCGCTGGCGTCATTGCCGAGCATAAGGTTGCCGTGGGCGATACCGTCGAAGTCGGCTCGCTTCTGGCTATCGTGGAAGAAGGCGGGGCCCCTGCTGCCAAGGGCGAAGACGCAGGTCGTGCCGCGAAACAGCGTGAAGAAGGAAAGGAAGATCAGGAAGAGGCCGCTGCGCCTGCTGCATCCTCCGACAGTTCCGTCACCATGTCGCCCGCCGTTCGGCGCGCCGTAATCGAACACGGTGTTGACCCTACGACAATCAAGGGTACCGGCAAAGATGGCCGCCTGACCAAGGAAGACGTGGTAGCCGCAGCAAAGGCCAAGGACGCTGCCCCTGCCTCAACGCAAACCGCAACCTCAGCACCTGCTCCTGCACCAGCCGCAAAGGGTGAGCGCCGCGAAGAACGCGTCAAGATGACCCGTCTTCGGCAGACTATCGCAAAGCGACTGAAAGGCGCGCAGGAAGAAGCCGCGCTTCTCACCACCTTCAATGATTGCGACATGACCGCCGTTATAGAGGCGCGCGAAGCCTATAAGGATCTGTTTGCCAAGAAGCATGGCATCAAGCTTGGTTTCATGTCTTTCTTCGCCAAGGCCGCGTGCCTGGCGCTGAAGGATGTGCCATCAGTCAATGCTAAGCTCGACGGGGATGAAATCGTATATCACGACTATGTCGATGTCTCGGTCGCCGTCAGTGCGCCCAACGGCCTGGTCGTACCAGTTGTCCGTAGTGTGGACCAGATGAGCTTCGCCGAAGTCGAATTGGCAATTGCCGGGTATGGCAACAAGGCGAAAGAAGGCACGCTGACCATGCAGGACATGCAGGGCGGCACATTCACCATCTCCAATGGCGGTGTCTTCGGTTCGCTGATGAGCACGCCGATCATCAACCCGCCGCAAAGCGCCGTGCTCGGCCTCCACCGGATCGAAGATCGGCCCGTCGCAGTAAATGGCGAGGTCGTCATCCGCCCGATGATGTATCTGGCGCTAAGCTATGATCACCGCATCATTGACGGACGCGAGGCTGTAACCGCGCTCAAGATCATGAAGGAAGCGATTGAGGATCCGATGCGGATGCTCATTGATTTATAG